Proteins encoded by one window of Castor canadensis chromosome 2, mCasCan1.hap1v2, whole genome shotgun sequence:
- the LOC109676525 gene encoding small ribosomal subunit protein eS27-like translates to MPLAKDLLHPSPEEEKRKHKKKRLVQSPNSYFMDVKCPGCYKITTVFSHAQTVVLCVGCSTVLCQPTGGKARLTERCSFRGKQH, encoded by the coding sequence ATGCCTCTAGCAAAGGATCTTCTTCATCCCTCGccagaggaggagaagaggaaacaCAAGAAGAAGCGCCTGGTGCAAAGCCCCAATTCCTACTTCATGGATGTGAAGTGCCCAGGATGCTATAAAATCACCACCGTTTTTAGCCATGCACAAACGGTAGTTTTGTGTGTTGGTTGCTCCACTGTCCTCTGCCAGCCCACAGGAGGAAAAGCAAGGCTTACAGAAAGATGTTCCTTCAGAGGGAAGCAGCATTAA